A stretch of the Salmo salar chromosome ssa20, Ssal_v3.1, whole genome shotgun sequence genome encodes the following:
- the LOC106580596 gene encoding 28S ribosomal protein S27, mitochondrial: MAASLLQRCLGAVKCIHKCGTYSFIDRRCLLSAAYTDTKLWEEREKDHQNLALMAALMDRIYDRNFPVSSLTISRFVDNISSREEVDQAEYYLYKFRHSPNCWYLRDWTVHSWVRQCLRYGARDKALHTLKNKVQYGMFPDGFTFNRLIDSFIKDEDFKGACSVVEEVMLQESFDLPSTQILSMYALSGYLATKPELSVSEQRALGAALLICGLKQDNSTGLSAQLLGCALLGKVEMVAGIHAVFRGMPLMWTPGYLGQALAIMERVAAAPGERKLSKDAVDYLEGLLQDLSSALDSKSSSEDELGGGDEGGGGISHFEKELSGQLQSGGKVDPSPLQVLVSSLVQQGLASAEGPDMEQYQRKVGEWEAERQQLIRREKEMRERAEEERQARQAAKAAAQ; the protein is encoded by the exons ATGGCAGCCTCCCTGTTGCAACGCTGTTTAGGAGCTGTCAAATGTATCCACAAATGTGGGACTTACAGTTTTATAG ACAGAAGATGTCTACTTTCAGCAGCATACACAGACACCAAattatgggaggagagagagaaagatcatcAGAATCTGG CATTGATGGCCGCCTTGATGGACAGGATTTATGACCGAAACTTCCCTGTCAGCTCGCTGACAATATCACGG TTTGTTGACAACATATCGTCAAGAGAAGAGGTTGATCAAGCAGAGTACTATCTTTATAA ATTTCGCCACAGCCCAAACTGTTGGTACCTCAGAGACTGGACCGTCCACAGCTGGGTGAGACAGTGTCTCAGATACGGGGCCAGAGACAAGGCCTTACACACCCTCAAGAACAAG GTGCAGTATGGAATGTTCCCAGATGGTTTCACGTTCAACCGGCTGATAGATTCCTTCATTAAAGATGAAGACTTCAAAG GTGCCTGTTCTGTCGTGGAAGAGGTGATGCTTCAGGAGTCTTTTGATCTACCATCAACACAGATCTTGTCCATGTATGCGCTGAGCGGTTACCTAGCAACCAAACCAGAGCTCAGC GTGTCAGAGCAGAGGGCTCTGGGAGCAGCACTGCTGATATGTGGTCTGAAGCAGGACAACTCTACAGGCCTCAGCGCTCAACTGTTGGGTTGTGCTCTGTTAG GTAAGGTGGAGATGGTGGCTGGGATCCATGCTGTGTTCAGGGGCATGCCTCTGATGTGGACCCCAGGGTATCTGGGCCAGGCCCTGGCCATTATGGAGAGAGTAGCTGCCGCTCCTGGAGAAAGAAAACTATCAAAGGACGCC GTTGATTACCTGGAGGGCCTGCTACAGGACCTCTCCTCTGCCTTGGACTCCAAGTCCTCCTCTGAGGACGAGTTAGGAGGAGgggatgaaggaggaggagga ATTTCTCATTTTGAGAAG GAGCTGAGTGGGCAGCTCCAGTCTGGGGGTAAGGTGGACCCTAGTCCTCTGCAGGTGCTGGTCTCCAGCCTGGTCCAGCAGGGCCTGGCCTCAGCAGAGGGCCCTGACATGGAGCAGTACCAGAGGAAGGTAGGGGAgtgggaggcagagaggcagCAGCTCatcagaagagagaaggagatgagggagagggctgaggaagagagacaggccCGTCAGGCAGCCAAGGCAGCCGCACAATAG